Proteins found in one Solirubrobacterales bacterium genomic segment:
- a CDS encoding heme exporter protein CcmB, translating to MSARTSSFRAFETILAKDLRVELRTLQSVPAMVLFAVTTFVLFRFGLDRDALSGSLAAGVLLATVLFAAILAINRLFVAERDEGGFDAIRLAPVDGTALLAAKTAALVVYLLLLEAIALPVFAIFFLDSWAGLAPLAGILALTDLGLAATGVLVSAIAANSSARDLLVPLVLLPLLVPVMIAAGGAAELLLANGGPSYDGIAKWLGVLALYDVVFLLVGYAVYDFLLED from the coding sequence GGCCAAGGACCTGAGGGTGGAGCTGCGCACCCTTCAGTCGGTGCCCGCGATGGTCCTGTTCGCGGTCACCACCTTCGTGCTCTTTAGGTTCGGGCTCGACCGCGACGCATTGAGCGGCAGTCTCGCCGCAGGGGTGCTGCTCGCCACCGTCCTATTCGCAGCGATCCTCGCCATCAACCGACTGTTCGTTGCCGAGCGCGACGAGGGCGGGTTCGACGCGATCCGCCTGGCGCCGGTGGACGGCACGGCGCTGCTGGCGGCCAAGACGGCGGCGCTGGTCGTCTACCTGCTGCTGCTGGAGGCGATTGCCCTGCCTGTGTTCGCGATCTTCTTCCTCGACTCGTGGGCGGGGCTGGCCCCTCTTGCGGGCATCCTGGCGCTCACCGATCTGGGCCTGGCGGCCACCGGGGTCCTGGTCTCGGCCATCGCCGCCAACTCAAGCGCCCGCGACCTGTTGGTGCCGCTCGTGCTCCTTCCCCTGCTGGTCCCGGTGATGATCGCTGCCGGGGGCGCGGCCGAGCTGTTGCTCGCGAATGGCGGGCCGTCTTACGACGGGATCGCCAAATGGCTGGGGGTGCTTGCCCTCTACGATGTGGTGTTCCTCCTGGTCGGATACGCCGTCTATGACTTCCTGCTGGAGGACTGA